In Pseudothermotoga sp., one genomic interval encodes:
- a CDS encoding ABC transporter substrate-binding protein, with the protein MRVRFLIAVVLVLFVTFVLAWGVYATPAEMEKLTGKKITRYKESPMLTELVKQGKLPPVEQRLPEEPLVVIPHEEVGQFGGTWRRVWKGLGDQWGIYKIVEPHLVYWDMEGGSFLPGLAKAWDILENGRVYIFYLRKGVKWSDGNPYTVDDILFWVEDIVGNNDLTPTKPEWFRVGGQTTKVTKIDDYTIKFEFAKPYSLFMLQVAYSTGFTGAPKHYLKRFHPKYTPMEKIQEEMKKVTGVNTWVDLFNIKNNIVRNVELPVLGTWKAITDPSEPFYVLERNPYFWAVDIEGNQLPYIDYIRHEYVTDNEIILLRAISGMIDMQWRHIGGLAAGAGNYTLLKENEKKGDYRVFNWIAANGSVSRISLNPAHRDPVLRQVFNDVRFRRALSLGINRQEISEVLFNGMAKPRQASFVSGSAYYDPEWEKAYADYNPDLANKLLDEMGLKWDAKRQYRLLPDGRPLRFTVEVTGQMHADIWTMVKEHWKKIGVWIEVNNIERSLLETRMGTGEYDAAVWAFDRAAQPLASPMLVFPGVTVYSDWWYAPWTTWIQYYLRGEKPPADAEVPPAEVVRLVDLWLKIQTATSDEEIKQYMREVTKIHRENLWMIGTVGEDLSPAVVKNNFKNVPAKIVTDDVLRSPLNAMPMQFFFKQK; encoded by the coding sequence ATGAGGGTGCGTTTCTTGATCGCTGTCGTTTTGGTTCTGTTCGTGACCTTTGTCCTCGCATGGGGTGTTTATGCCACGCCGGCCGAGATGGAAAAGCTTACGGGTAAGAAGATCACACGATACAAAGAATCTCCGATGCTCACCGAGCTTGTGAAGCAGGGTAAACTACCTCCAGTGGAACAGCGCTTGCCTGAAGAACCGTTGGTCGTCATACCGCACGAAGAGGTAGGTCAATTCGGTGGTACTTGGAGGAGAGTTTGGAAGGGTTTGGGCGATCAGTGGGGAATCTACAAGATCGTCGAGCCACACTTGGTGTATTGGGACATGGAAGGTGGTTCGTTCCTGCCGGGACTCGCGAAGGCTTGGGACATACTTGAGAACGGTAGAGTGTACATATTCTATCTGAGAAAAGGTGTCAAATGGTCAGACGGTAATCCCTACACGGTCGATGACATCCTCTTCTGGGTCGAAGACATCGTCGGGAACAACGATCTTACACCCACAAAACCTGAATGGTTCAGAGTGGGAGGTCAAACCACCAAGGTCACGAAGATCGACGATTATACGATCAAGTTCGAATTCGCCAAGCCTTATTCATTGTTCATGCTCCAAGTGGCTTACAGCACGGGGTTCACGGGTGCTCCTAAGCACTATCTGAAACGGTTCCATCCGAAGTACACACCCATGGAAAAAATCCAAGAAGAGATGAAGAAGGTCACAGGCGTCAACACGTGGGTCGATCTTTTCAACATCAAGAACAACATCGTCAGGAACGTGGAACTGCCGGTGCTTGGAACCTGGAAGGCCATCACCGATCCGTCCGAACCGTTCTACGTCCTTGAGAGGAACCCGTACTTCTGGGCGGTCGACATCGAAGGTAACCAGCTTCCGTACATCGATTACATCAGACACGAGTACGTGACGGACAACGAGATCATCCTCTTGAGAGCGATCTCCGGCATGATCGATATGCAGTGGAGGCACATAGGAGGCCTCGCAGCCGGTGCCGGTAACTACACGTTGCTCAAGGAGAACGAAAAGAAAGGAGATTACAGAGTTTTCAACTGGATCGCGGCGAACGGTTCTGTCAGCAGGATATCTCTGAACCCAGCACACCGTGATCCTGTTTTGAGGCAAGTCTTCAACGACGTGAGATTCAGAAGGGCGCTTTCGCTCGGCATCAACAGACAGGAAATCAGCGAAGTTCTGTTCAACGGCATGGCCAAGCCGAGACAGGCCTCCTTCGTGAGCGGATCAGCTTACTACGATCCAGAATGGGAAAAGGCTTACGCCGATTACAATCCAGATCTTGCCAACAAACTGCTCGACGAGATGGGACTCAAGTGGGATGCAAAACGTCAGTACAGATTGCTACCGGACGGTAGACCTCTGAGGTTCACCGTCGAAGTCACAGGACAGATGCACGCAGACATCTGGACGATGGTCAAGGAACATTGGAAGAAGATAGGAGTTTGGATCGAGGTCAACAACATAGAAAGATCGCTCCTGGAAACCAGGATGGGCACCGGTGAATACGATGCCGCGGTCTGGGCGTTCGATAGGGCTGCTCAGCCTCTGGCTTCTCCGATGCTCGTCTTCCCAGGTGTAACCGTGTACTCTGATTGGTGGTACGCTCCCTGGACCACTTGGATCCAGTACTATCTGAGGGGTGAAAAACCACCTGCAGATGCTGAAGTGCCACCGGCGGAAGTGGTGAGGTTGGTCGATCTGTGGCTCAAGATACAGACCGCAACCAGCGACGAGGAGATCAAGCAGTACATGAGAGAAGTCACCAAGATCCACAGAGAGAATCTGTGGATGATCGGAACTGTCGGTGAAGACCTATCACCAGCCGTGGTGAAGAACAACTTCAAGAACGTCCCAGCCAAGATCGTCACCGACGATGTTCTGAGAAGTCCTCTCAACGCCATGCCCATGCAGTTCTTCTTCAAACAGAAGTGA
- a CDS encoding dipeptide ABC transporter ATP-binding protein, producing the protein MTDKRKLLEVKGLKKYFAIEKGLFRRVLGYVKAVDGISFDLYEGETLALVGESGCGKTTTARCILRAIDPTEGQILLNVNGKVVDVAKLSRKELKPLRSYMQLIFQNPYTSLNPRLKVKEIVGEPLLVNKIASGKELEQKVAELLEAVGLRPEYMVRYPHAFSGGQRQRIVIARALALRPKLVICDEPVAALDVSIRAQILNLLMELQEKFKLTYIFISHDLSVVQHVSDRVAVMYLGKIVELSDTEELFVSPKHPYTESLLLSVPKPDPNAAGEFKPVEGEVPSPVNPPAGCHFHPRCQYAEEICRKVYPELRNLADQERPHYVACHFAEKLSLKGVKQL; encoded by the coding sequence TTGACGGACAAACGCAAGCTGTTGGAAGTTAAGGGATTGAAGAAATATTTTGCCATCGAGAAAGGTCTGTTCAGGAGGGTCTTGGGGTACGTTAAAGCGGTCGACGGTATAAGCTTCGATCTCTACGAAGGTGAAACGCTGGCGCTCGTGGGTGAGTCCGGTTGTGGTAAAACGACGACGGCCCGTTGCATACTGCGTGCGATAGACCCCACGGAAGGTCAGATACTTTTGAACGTCAATGGGAAAGTCGTGGATGTAGCCAAGCTGAGCAGAAAAGAGCTCAAACCACTCAGAAGTTATATGCAGTTGATCTTTCAAAACCCATACACGTCTTTGAATCCACGTTTGAAAGTCAAAGAGATCGTTGGAGAACCGTTGCTGGTGAACAAGATCGCCAGTGGGAAGGAGCTAGAGCAGAAGGTTGCAGAGCTGTTGGAGGCCGTCGGGTTGAGACCAGAGTACATGGTCAGATATCCCCACGCGTTCAGCGGTGGTCAAAGACAAAGGATCGTCATCGCAAGAGCGTTGGCTTTGAGACCGAAGCTGGTGATATGCGACGAGCCCGTGGCGGCGCTGGACGTTTCCATACGTGCACAGATTTTGAATTTGCTGATGGAACTTCAAGAAAAATTCAAACTGACTTACATCTTCATTTCGCACGACCTGAGCGTCGTTCAACACGTGAGCGACAGGGTGGCCGTCATGTACCTTGGGAAGATAGTCGAACTGAGCGATACTGAAGAGCTGTTCGTGTCACCGAAACATCCTTACACGGAATCTCTGTTGCTTTCAGTACCCAAACCGGATCCAAACGCTGCCGGTGAATTCAAACCCGTCGAAGGGGAAGTTCCAAGTCCTGTGAATCCACCGGCTGGTTGCCATTTCCATCCCAGGTGTCAGTACGCTGAAGAGATTTGCAGAAAGGTTTATCCGGAACTTCGAAACTTAGCCGATCAAGAAAGACCACACTATGTGGCCTGTCACTTCGCAGAGAAGCTGAGTTTGAAAGGTGTAAAACAACTTTGA
- a CDS encoding ABC transporter ATP-binding protein, protein MENVLEVKGLRTYFELAEGTVKAVDGINFQLRKGEVLGIVGESGCGKSVTALSIMRILPKSARICDGQILFRNEGNVLDLAKLDANGEEMRKIRGKDISMIFQEPAACFSPVYTVGEQMIEAIVLHEDVSKQEARKLAVEMLDKVKIPNPESVLDRYSFQLSGGMLQRCMIAMALSLNPKVLIADEPTTALDVTIQAQILYLVKQLQKEYNSSIIWITHDMGVIAQVSDRVAVMYLGHIVETARVKDLFEDPKHPYTRALLRSIPRLARRKTKLEAIKGVVPDPYNLPTGCRYHNRCDSFMKGLCDREEPSEVEVGQDHRVKCFLYGGK, encoded by the coding sequence ATGGAGAACGTTTTGGAAGTGAAGGGACTCAGAACTTATTTCGAACTGGCAGAAGGTACGGTGAAGGCCGTAGATGGGATCAATTTCCAATTGAGAAAAGGCGAGGTTCTAGGCATAGTTGGAGAGTCTGGTTGCGGCAAGAGTGTCACGGCGCTGTCGATCATGCGCATACTGCCGAAGTCTGCACGGATATGCGATGGACAGATCCTGTTCAGAAATGAAGGGAACGTTCTGGATCTGGCGAAGTTGGATGCGAACGGCGAGGAGATGAGAAAGATCAGAGGTAAAGACATCTCCATGATCTTTCAAGAACCTGCCGCCTGTTTTTCACCAGTTTACACAGTGGGAGAACAGATGATAGAAGCGATAGTTCTGCACGAAGATGTTTCAAAACAGGAAGCTAGGAAGTTGGCCGTGGAGATGCTCGATAAGGTCAAAATACCGAACCCTGAGAGCGTTCTGGACAGATATTCTTTCCAACTTTCAGGTGGGATGCTCCAAAGGTGTATGATCGCGATGGCACTGTCGTTGAATCCAAAGGTGTTGATAGCCGACGAACCGACCACGGCGCTCGATGTGACGATTCAGGCGCAGATACTCTATTTGGTGAAGCAGCTTCAAAAAGAATACAACTCCTCGATCATCTGGATCACGCACGATATGGGTGTCATCGCACAGGTTTCAGACAGGGTGGCGGTGATGTACTTAGGACACATCGTGGAGACGGCGAGGGTGAAAGATCTCTTTGAAGATCCCAAACATCCTTACACGCGCGCACTGTTGAGATCGATCCCGAGACTTGCACGGAGAAAGACGAAACTCGAAGCGATCAAAGGCGTTGTTCCAGACCCGTACAACTTGCCCACGGGATGCAGATATCACAACAGGTGCGACAGTTTCATGAAAGGTTTGTGTGACAGAGAGGAACCTTCAGAGGTGGAAGTTGGTCAAGATCACAGAGTGAAATGCTTTCTCTATGGAGGTAAGTGA
- a CDS encoding ABC transporter permease: MFSKKKLTEKAEEIYLASEWKLMWWRFKKNKLAIIGLVVLFVLYVVGIFCEFFAPYNPERIYSLYVYAPPQRIHFFKDGKLTRPFVYGYKIERDPQTLRKIYKEDPTKVYPIKFFVKGDEYKLWGIWRANVRFLGVERGTMFLLGTDRMGRDVLSRVLYGARISTTIGLVGVFISMVLGILIGGISGYYGGWVDNFVQRAIEFIRSIPTIPLWMALAAALPRYWSQVRVYFGITVILSLVGWTGLARVVRSKFLALKEEDYVIAARLAGASEFRVIFKHMLPALTSHMIASVTLAIPGMILGETGLSFLGLGLRSPAISWGVLLQEAQNIRTVALYPWLLAPAFFVITTVLCFNFVGDGLRDAADPYKS, from the coding sequence ATGTTTTCCAAAAAGAAGTTGACCGAAAAGGCTGAAGAGATCTATTTGGCGTCCGAATGGAAATTGATGTGGTGGCGTTTCAAAAAGAACAAGCTTGCGATCATAGGTCTAGTCGTGCTGTTTGTCCTGTACGTGGTCGGCATCTTCTGTGAATTCTTCGCACCCTACAATCCCGAAAGGATCTATTCGCTCTACGTCTATGCACCACCTCAAAGGATCCATTTCTTCAAAGATGGGAAACTCACAAGGCCTTTCGTTTACGGCTACAAAATCGAGCGCGATCCTCAAACACTCAGAAAGATTTACAAAGAAGATCCAACGAAGGTGTATCCGATCAAGTTCTTCGTGAAGGGTGATGAATACAAGCTCTGGGGTATATGGCGGGCCAACGTTCGCTTCCTGGGTGTGGAAAGAGGAACGATGTTCCTGCTCGGTACAGACCGCATGGGTCGGGACGTATTGTCACGCGTTCTCTACGGGGCACGCATATCCACAACGATAGGTTTGGTGGGCGTCTTCATAAGCATGGTCCTCGGCATACTCATCGGTGGCATCTCGGGTTATTACGGAGGATGGGTGGACAACTTCGTACAGAGGGCCATCGAGTTCATCAGGAGTATACCCACGATTCCGTTGTGGATGGCGTTGGCAGCAGCACTGCCCAGATACTGGTCACAGGTGAGGGTGTATTTCGGCATCACGGTGATACTCTCTTTGGTCGGTTGGACTGGTCTTGCGAGGGTCGTTAGGAGTAAGTTTTTGGCTTTGAAAGAGGAAGACTACGTCATCGCGGCGAGGCTCGCCGGAGCGAGCGAGTTCAGGGTGATATTCAAGCACATGCTTCCGGCGCTCACCAGTCACATGATCGCGTCCGTGACGCTCGCGATCCCGGGCATGATACTCGGCGAGACTGGTCTGAGCTTTCTAGGTTTGGGTTTGAGGTCACCCGCCATAAGTTGGGGTGTGCTCTTGCAAGAGGCGCAGAACATAAGAACGGTGGCTCTGTATCCTTGGTTGCTCGCTCCCGCATTCTTCGTCATCACGACCGTGTTGTGTTTCAACTTCGTCGGGGACGGTTTGAGGGACGCGGCGGATCCTTACAAGAGCTGA
- a CDS encoding ABC transporter permease: MLTYILRRLLFAIPLLFLIAVVSFIIIELPPGDYLTVYVMNLKQSGEQIDQAALEVLRARYGLDKPLFTRFFIWLGGVLRGDFGYSFMWEKPVSELIGPRLWYTVLISVLATAFAWTFGFLIGVYSGIRQYSVGDYVFTVLGYVGLATPNFLMALILLWAVFVIFGVSLGGLFSPEYANAPWSWAKFIDLLKHIWLPVIVIGGSSMAGLIRILRANLLDELEKPYVTAAKARGVPEKKLYWKYPLRVAVIPFASTAGWVLPEIVSGAVVTGIVLNLPTVGVILLDALKSQDMYLAGSLVMFLSIFTIIGTIISDIILAWLDPRIRFE; encoded by the coding sequence GTGCTGACTTACATACTCAGAAGGTTGTTGTTCGCCATCCCACTGCTCTTCCTCATAGCCGTGGTCTCTTTCATCATCATAGAACTTCCACCTGGAGACTATCTGACCGTTTATGTGATGAACCTAAAACAGAGTGGAGAACAGATAGACCAAGCCGCGCTCGAGGTGCTGAGAGCTCGGTACGGTTTGGATAAACCTTTGTTCACCAGGTTCTTCATATGGCTCGGTGGAGTACTCAGAGGTGATTTTGGATATTCCTTCATGTGGGAAAAGCCCGTGAGTGAGTTGATAGGCCCGAGGCTGTGGTACACGGTGCTCATCTCCGTGCTCGCCACGGCCTTCGCATGGACCTTCGGTTTCCTCATCGGAGTGTACTCGGGCATTCGCCAATATTCAGTCGGTGATTACGTTTTCACCGTGCTCGGTTACGTCGGTTTGGCAACACCGAACTTTCTGATGGCTCTGATCCTTCTCTGGGCGGTCTTCGTGATATTCGGTGTCAGTCTGGGTGGACTGTTCTCTCCAGAATATGCCAACGCTCCGTGGAGTTGGGCGAAGTTCATCGATCTGCTCAAGCACATCTGGCTTCCAGTGATCGTCATAGGTGGAAGTAGCATGGCCGGTTTGATAAGGATACTGCGAGCCAACCTGTTGGACGAGCTCGAAAAGCCTTACGTGACGGCCGCGAAAGCGAGGGGAGTTCCAGAAAAGAAACTCTATTGGAAATATCCACTCCGCGTCGCGGTGATACCGTTCGCCAGTACGGCCGGATGGGTCCTACCCGAGATCGTTTCTGGTGCTGTCGTCACGGGGATCGTTTTGAACTTGCCCACGGTCGGAGTCATCCTGTTGGACGCTTTGAAATCACAAGATATGTACCTCGCAGGGAGTTTGGTCATGTTTCTGAGCATCTTCACCATCATAGGAACGATCATCTCCGATATCATCCTCGCTTGGCTCGATCCGAGAATACGGTTCGAATGA
- a CDS encoding endo-1,4-beta-xylanase yields MKLIFVLSILIGLTLSVQADSLNLSFESNIEPFSRFGVANVELSKSVVFHGQSSLKVADRRSTWDGCQLDLTQFFQQFKKIDHEISMYIFHRSSNPELFRIIAVLQVDKTSQRITLMEKVVMPNTWKKISARFTTTEGPFENVSLLILSPSNHEHDYYVDLLSVVPTEKVLHPGTVLYSSFDGSLDGWQPRGADVNLAIDGTTAKSGSGSLKVRGRTKNWHGAQIDVKNVLQSGKSYEFTVWVYQNSGEDQRITLTMQRKYAGDEETNYDTIVWQRLVPTGKWTEIKGTYSVRLNAIVEELTFYVESPNPTLEYNIDEVMIVDRSVMLVEPEWEIPSLKEVFKDHFRMGVALPYKVLMNPMERKLVVKHFNSITAENEMKPESLLVSIGKYSFLRADEYIRFAEENGMVVRGHTLVWHSQTPEWFFRDETGKFLSKEAMIERMRQYIHDVVGHFKGKIYAWDVVNEAIDPSQPDGYRRSLWYQIIGPEYIELAFRFAHEADPNALLFYNDYNTFEPRKREFIYKLVKGLKEKGVPIHGIGMQQHVCIFDSIAEIDKTIQLFKSIPGIKIHVTELDVSVYRDQTSNYPSLSYELAIEQAHFYRRLFDVYKKHSDAIENVTFWGLKDDYSWKSQRRNDWPLLFDRNYQAKYAYWAIVDPHVLPTPQK; encoded by the coding sequence ATGAAGTTAATCTTCGTTCTTTCGATCCTGATCGGCTTGACGTTGAGCGTTCAAGCTGACAGTTTGAACCTTTCTTTTGAATCGAACATCGAGCCTTTCTCGAGGTTCGGTGTGGCGAACGTTGAACTGTCGAAATCCGTAGTGTTCCACGGTCAAAGTTCGTTGAAAGTTGCGGACCGTCGTTCGACTTGGGACGGTTGTCAGCTCGATCTGACACAATTTTTCCAGCAGTTCAAGAAAATAGACCACGAGATATCGATGTACATCTTCCATCGATCCAGCAACCCAGAACTGTTCAGAATCATCGCTGTCTTGCAAGTGGACAAAACGTCCCAGCGGATCACTCTCATGGAGAAGGTGGTCATGCCGAACACTTGGAAGAAAATCAGCGCACGTTTCACCACGACCGAAGGACCGTTCGAGAACGTTTCGCTGTTGATACTTTCACCGAGCAACCACGAACATGATTATTACGTTGATCTTTTGAGCGTCGTTCCAACCGAGAAAGTGTTACATCCTGGAACGGTCCTCTACAGCTCCTTCGATGGTTCTCTCGACGGTTGGCAACCTCGAGGTGCGGATGTCAATTTGGCCATCGATGGTACCACCGCGAAGTCTGGCTCGGGCTCCCTCAAGGTGCGAGGCAGAACTAAGAATTGGCACGGAGCCCAGATCGATGTGAAGAACGTCCTTCAGTCTGGAAAATCTTACGAATTCACAGTTTGGGTTTATCAGAACAGTGGTGAAGATCAGCGCATCACACTCACCATGCAAAGAAAATACGCAGGCGATGAAGAGACCAACTACGATACCATCGTGTGGCAGAGGCTCGTTCCAACTGGGAAATGGACGGAGATCAAGGGTACTTATTCTGTGAGATTGAACGCGATCGTTGAGGAACTTACGTTCTACGTTGAATCACCGAACCCCACGCTGGAATACAACATAGACGAGGTGATGATCGTGGATAGAAGTGTGATGCTCGTTGAACCAGAGTGGGAAATTCCTTCGCTGAAGGAAGTGTTCAAAGACCATTTCAGAATGGGTGTGGCCTTGCCATACAAGGTGTTGATGAACCCAATGGAAAGAAAACTCGTCGTCAAGCATTTCAACAGCATAACCGCCGAGAACGAGATGAAACCAGAAAGTTTACTCGTCTCGATCGGCAAATACAGCTTCCTCAGGGCGGACGAGTACATACGCTTCGCTGAAGAGAACGGCATGGTCGTTCGTGGCCACACGCTCGTCTGGCACAGCCAAACTCCAGAGTGGTTCTTCAGAGACGAGACTGGTAAATTCCTCTCTAAAGAAGCCATGATAGAAAGGATGAGGCAATACATACACGACGTGGTGGGACATTTCAAGGGGAAGATCTACGCTTGGGACGTCGTGAACGAGGCGATCGATCCGAGTCAACCTGACGGTTATAGAAGATCTCTATGGTATCAGATCATCGGTCCAGAATACATAGAGTTGGCCTTCCGGTTCGCGCACGAAGCCGATCCAAACGCGTTGCTCTTCTACAACGACTACAACACCTTCGAGCCGAGGAAACGTGAGTTCATCTACAAACTCGTCAAGGGCTTGAAAGAAAAAGGAGTACCCATACACGGTATAGGTATGCAACAACACGTTTGCATATTCGACAGCATCGCGGAGATAGATAAAACGATACAACTTTTCAAATCGATACCAGGCATCAAGATCCACGTCACAGAACTCGATGTGAGTGTCTATAGAGACCAAACTTCGAACTATCCTAGCCTGTCGTACGAGCTGGCCATTGAACAGGCACATTTCTACAGAAGATTGTTCGATGTGTACAAGAAGCATTCGGATGCGATAGAGAACGTGACCTTCTGGGGATTGAAAGACGATTATTCTTGGAAGAGTCAAAGGAGAAACGATTGGCCTTTGCTGTTCGACAGGAACTACCAAGCCAAGTACGCTTACTGGGCCATCGTCGATCCGCACGTGCTCCCCACACCGCAGAAGTGA
- the xylB gene encoding xylulokinase yields MELFVGLDVGTTGVKGILVDAFGNVRAIENEKLSMLTPKPGWAEQRPEDWWLAVKKVLRKLAERAEQLSGKIVSISTSGQMHSLVALDESDKPIHNAILWCDQRTHTECEEATEKLGGEKRVLSLVGNPILPGFTLPKILWLKKHQPELFKRIRKIMLPKDFTNFMLTGEFATEHSDASGTMLYDVSKLDWCEEVLETFEIQKSWLPTLSRSDQIVGKVKKNLAGELGLKGEVFVVAGGADNACAALGIGVIEPGDVMVSLGTSGTVVAPVVNGSSDPKGRVHFFAHTVFGVKYHMGVMLTATYSLEWFKERFLNEDYEKINEEVAKIPVGSNGVLFLPYLNGERTPHRDPHARGVFFGLSSFHSKWDVVRAIFEGVAFGIKDSFDILKELGDRVERIRITGGGSKSKVWNQMLADMLGFQIEKPAVDEGASYGAAMLACSGYTKLPLEKISKSWYKLKATTQPSSENQQNYELVYAKFKKLYAVLKDTFKEG; encoded by the coding sequence GTGGAGCTGTTCGTGGGATTGGACGTGGGTACCACGGGAGTGAAGGGGATCTTGGTGGATGCGTTTGGGAACGTTCGAGCCATAGAGAACGAAAAGTTGAGCATGCTCACCCCGAAGCCTGGCTGGGCGGAGCAAAGGCCCGAAGATTGGTGGCTGGCGGTCAAGAAGGTTTTGAGGAAGCTGGCCGAGCGTGCCGAACAGCTTTCGGGGAAGATCGTTTCCATATCCACCAGCGGACAGATGCACAGTTTGGTCGCTCTGGATGAATCTGACAAACCCATACACAACGCGATCCTCTGGTGCGACCAGCGCACCCACACGGAGTGCGAGGAAGCGACCGAAAAACTCGGTGGAGAAAAGAGAGTGCTCAGCTTGGTCGGAAATCCCATCTTGCCTGGCTTCACGTTGCCGAAGATACTGTGGTTGAAGAAACACCAACCTGAGCTGTTTAAAAGGATCAGAAAGATCATGCTGCCGAAAGATTTCACCAACTTCATGCTCACCGGCGAGTTCGCCACGGAACATTCCGACGCGTCTGGCACGATGCTCTACGATGTGTCCAAGCTGGATTGGTGCGAAGAGGTGCTCGAAACTTTCGAGATACAAAAAAGTTGGCTTCCGACTCTTTCAAGATCAGACCAGATCGTTGGGAAGGTGAAGAAAAACTTGGCCGGAGAGCTGGGACTAAAAGGGGAAGTCTTCGTGGTTGCCGGTGGAGCGGACAACGCCTGCGCCGCGCTGGGAATAGGTGTGATAGAACCGGGGGATGTGATGGTGAGCCTTGGAACCTCCGGGACCGTTGTTGCTCCGGTTGTGAACGGATCTTCCGATCCAAAAGGGAGGGTCCATTTCTTCGCGCACACGGTGTTCGGTGTGAAGTACCACATGGGGGTCATGCTCACCGCCACGTACTCTTTAGAGTGGTTCAAAGAACGTTTCCTCAACGAAGATTACGAAAAAATAAACGAAGAAGTGGCGAAGATACCTGTAGGTTCGAACGGAGTGTTGTTCTTGCCGTACTTGAACGGTGAAAGAACTCCGCACAGAGATCCACACGCACGCGGAGTGTTCTTCGGCCTTTCCTCGTTCCACTCGAAATGGGACGTCGTTCGGGCGATATTCGAAGGTGTGGCGTTCGGCATCAAGGATTCTTTCGATATTCTGAAAGAGTTGGGCGATAGGGTGGAGCGCATCAGGATCACGGGGGGAGGTTCGAAGAGCAAGGTTTGGAACCAGATGCTCGCAGACATGCTCGGCTTTCAGATCGAAAAACCCGCGGTGGATGAGGGAGCTTCGTACGGTGCAGCCATGTTGGCATGCTCTGGTTATACGAAACTACCGCTGGAGAAGATATCCAAAAGTTGGTACAAACTCAAAGCCACCACGCAACCTTCATCAGAAAATCAACAAAATTATGAGCTAGTCTATGCGAAGTTCAAAAAATTGTACGCCGTGTTGAAAGACACCTTCAAGGAGGGATAG
- a CDS encoding ROK family transcriptional regulator yields the protein MKYNSPWIKVLNKRNILKVIHENRPISRSEISSITGLTASSVTRITKELIDEGYVREIGTVGKNSPGRRRILLDVRNDAFLSLVFDVGVNVTTYGLGYFDGTVVLGGSFETPKDPAKFFAKVREIFDKYSVDKNINRVSFSIPGMVNMEENRILMAPNLRWQDVSIPALFEVDVPILADNEANLSMMAEKYHSEDLKEVREAVFIVVREGVGTGVLLDGKVYRGPSYTAGEAGHMTIDIHSDRHCHCSNTGCWELYSSINWAIEHYEGQLEGKNAIEKFSALKKKSDSRRVFERLAENIAVGIVNIVNILNPKLVILGGEVQDLGEYFYKIVEEEVKKRALRDAVKDLRIRPSVFGTISSNLVGAAVLAVEDIIEKVV from the coding sequence TTGAAGTACAACTCACCATGGATCAAGGTACTGAACAAGCGGAACATTCTGAAGGTGATCCATGAGAACCGTCCGATCTCCCGATCGGAGATATCGAGCATCACGGGATTGACGGCGAGCAGTGTGACTAGGATAACGAAAGAGCTGATAGACGAAGGTTACGTGCGCGAAATTGGCACCGTGGGAAAGAATTCACCTGGCCGGCGTCGGATCCTGCTCGATGTGCGTAACGATGCCTTTTTGAGTTTGGTGTTCGACGTGGGAGTGAACGTCACGACGTACGGTCTTGGCTATTTCGATGGTACCGTGGTGCTCGGCGGATCCTTCGAAACGCCGAAAGATCCCGCCAAGTTCTTCGCCAAGGTCAGGGAGATCTTCGACAAATATTCTGTGGATAAGAACATCAACCGTGTTTCCTTCTCCATACCTGGCATGGTCAACATGGAAGAAAACAGGATATTGATGGCTCCGAACCTGCGTTGGCAGGACGTTTCGATCCCAGCACTGTTCGAAGTGGACGTACCCATACTCGCCGACAACGAAGCGAACCTCTCCATGATGGCTGAGAAGTACCATTCGGAGGACTTGAAAGAAGTGAGGGAAGCCGTGTTCATCGTGGTGAGGGAAGGTGTGGGAACTGGCGTTCTGCTCGATGGGAAGGTGTACAGAGGGCCATCTTACACTGCCGGTGAGGCGGGCCACATGACGATCGATATACATTCCGACAGGCACTGTCATTGTTCCAACACGGGTTGCTGGGAATTGTACTCGTCGATAAACTGGGCCATAGAACACTACGAAGGTCAGCTCGAAGGCAAGAACGCCATCGAGAAGTTCTCGGCTTTGAAGAAGAAGAGTGACAGTCGCAGAGTCTTCGAAAGGCTCGCCGAAAACATAGCCGTCGGTATCGTGAACATCGTCAACATTCTCAATCCGAAGTTGGTGATCTTGGGTGGAGAGGTGCAAGACCTTGGTGAGTATTTCTACAAGATCGTAGAGGAAGAGGTCAAAAAGAGAGCGTTGAGGGATGCGGTGAAGGACCTGAGGATCAGGCCATCCGTGTTCGGCACGATAAGTTCGAACTTGGTCGGGGCGGCCGTGCTCGCCGTTGAGGACATCATAGAGAAAGTCGTTTGA